ATAAAGGAGGAATAGCTTTGGATAGGGTACCATTTGAAACATGGAATTGATGTGTTAGTCTAAGTTGGTTTTGTTAATCTATCTATTACAACAAACAAGTATTTAATGAATCCTTTTGCAGAAGAAACTATAATCAGGTATCGGAAATATGCAAATTGTCCTGCACCATTTTCTAATTTCATATGTGAAAAAAATAGAGTAATAAACAAATGAGGATCTTAGACCTAAATTTACAGATGATGTGTTCCTTGCACGGTCGAAAGGCTTGATGGTATTATCACCATATATTTTCTCTGTCTAATGATGCTGTTGATTGTATGATGCTACCATAGTGAAGAAAGGTGGCAAACCTTGATATACCTTTTTAAATGTATTTGTGTTTTGCATGCTATCACTAAATGACTGTATATTGCACCAATTAAAGCACCCTGTGAAGATCACCAAGATGCAAGCTTCATATCTTTCACATAGGATATCTTGTTGATGGAATAAGATAATTACAAATACAACCTCTATTGTGTTCTTTGAATTCCTCATATTCAGATGCTTAATGATTATCATGGAACTATGGACTGTAAATTCTTCATTGTCTATGGGATCCTTATTGTCCATTCTATTAAGTGCCCCTCTTCTATGTCTTCAATAACAATGAAAGGAATTTGCAATTCCCACTTTATATGGGGTTGATTTTGGGAACCACATCTTTCTATAATGCAATCATCTTGTCAAACTTCACTCCTTTTTTGTCagttctcccccctctctctgtgTGTGCACATGCGCATCATATCAACCCAGGATTTGTGCTTTCTATTTTGTTGGTTCATGCTCATTAGTTTTTCTGGATCTGATACTGAACAGCATGGCTGAGTCTCGCATATGTATAGACATAGGGAATATAGAGTAGAACAGAAAGGAGGAATGGTGGAATTCATTGTAAATTAAGATAACCGGTAACCATGCTCATCAACTCTAATAACTCCTCATGTATTAATATATTAAGACACCAGAACacaatttaattttgattataacTCCTTAAATAAAAATGGATGCATAATAGGATTTTATAATGGATATCTGAATTACTTAAACTTCATGAACTCAAATTGTAGGagacaatcaaaatacatggtgCAAGTTGAGAACCTGATAGGTATAGAATTCAGTTATATGTGCAAAATTATTGGAATGACAAGTATTATGCCTAGCTGGATGCTGGTCACAATAGGATGCTTGCTACCTTTTTGAACAGTTTTAAACAGATGAAATCGGTATTTAAGTAAAGATGGTGGCTGGGTCTAAAAGTTTTGATCTGAATTGTGCTTGACAGCCTGATTGTCAACCATATGTCTTGGCCAATATCTATGGAGTTGAGGTCATAGCAAGCTAACCCTACCTTGGTTTGGCTATTGGTCATTAGGCACCAGTATGTTGGATGCCTTGCTCTACTTCCATGCTCTAACTGGGTGTGCGGATTAAGTATAAATGGTAAAAGATAATTTCTCTAGGTTCCAGTGCTCTTATAACTGGGTACTTAAATTGACTATAAAttgtaaaaaataatttctccAGCTTCCAGTGTTTTATCTCACTATAGTTGATGTTCTTCTTGACTGCAACTTTGTATGCCTTATATTATGCTGCAATGCAAGAGTTTACAAGTAATTATCTTATTGCATATCTTGCGTTGACATCTTTTGATATTTTCAGGTTGCTTTGCTGAAGTTTACTGGATATAAGTTATTAAATAATATCTCAGACACTGGGAAGGCGTTTCTTATTATTCTGGTGACAGATATATTTTTGGGGTAAGATATTTGGAATTTGGATCATTGTTGATGCACTTGTTTTGTTATTTATTCTTTTGTACTCTTAGAAATGATCAGACTTGTGCACCAAAGAATCATTGCTCTTCTCTGATGATGAGTCTGCTATCCTTCAAAAAAATGGAATTTCATCACATATATGAGATACATCAGAAATTATTTGttagctgattttttttttgtttgctatTAAATAAGTTTATTATTATAGAAATTCTCTTCCATTTATGCAAATTGATCGTCTACCTGGGGATTTTTTACTCCAGTGTCGATTAAGTTGGTTATCGTATTCAAATATTACAGCCTATTTACACATTTGGCTATAGAGGTATGAACTATTTATGCAAATTTCTTGGTGCAAACCATGCTAATTGATGATAAGAATCTTGTAGTTAATATGTCATGTATTTGAGATTCTCCCATTTGGTTACTGACCAAAAAATCATTTGATTAAAGTGCAGGTATCATTCTGAGTCTGGCTGGCAGGCTTTGGTTGAGATAATTCTTGAGCATTATGGGCTTGAAGTTGACCAGGCTGCAATAACCATCTTTATCTGCTCCTTTCCGGTTGTCATTGATGCATGTGTGAAGCTTTGGGTAGGTCTTGGTATCTAGATATTTCACACTTTTCTCTAATAGAAATGAAATATATCATACCGGAAAGGCGATTATCACATAACAAAAACATTTGTCCTATCGATAACTTGGTGCAACGTAAGACAAtaaaatccatcaaaaggagaTAAAGATTATGCTGATAGAAGTCAAACTGCAATCATTTCCCCTCATTTTGCAAGATGCTGAAGTGATGCAATGCAGCAACATGCAATTTTGGTCCAAATTCTTTACCATATCACATTAGGGTGATTCTCCATATGGTAAAACCTGGATAACATCCAACCTTCCACCTTCTCAACTTGAAGATATGGACTTGCCTAAGGCACTGACATTGGATGTTTAGGTGTACATGTAACGAAGAATGGAATATAGAAAATTTTTTGTAACCAAGCACCTGTTGTCCAAGCTGATTCCCTTGTCAAGACTTGTCCCAACAAAGCAATCCTTCTAAATCTTGAGCATCTGAAGGGAACAAATGGGCTTTGTATACTTATTTGATCCATAGAGTTCCTTATCATCCATCATTCTATTCCCTGCATGATTCAATTGGATTTTCACCTGAATTTTCTTATAATCTGCATTCATCTTAATAATTTGTCAACCCATCATCATCTTTTGCCCAATGGTCAGTGGATCACTCTTTTATTAAGCATCCAAGCTTACTGTATACAGATTAGGGCAAGCCATAGAATGTGCCCTTGTCTCATATTACAAATTCTCTATCACTATTCTTTCAAGAATCAGACTCTGGTCTTACTCTCACCTTATATTCATGTTGTACCCCAACACAACCATCAATTTCAGCAATATCCTTTCAAAATGCATAGACATTAGACATCCTCTACCATTATTTTCATCTTTTCCCTAATAGCAACTTTGTTAATAGACTTTTTTTCAGAAGGCCTCAACCTTATGTTCTTTTTCCACCAGCTGTCAAGCATTTAGCCATAAGAATTATGTCTCTTCAAATCCTTTAAGACTTAACCTTCTTTTCTTTTAAGTTATATGGTGATCAAACTTTTGCATGCCACTTCTCAACAAGGAAGCTTTTTAAATGCTTTATGCTTATCTAATACTAATTTCAGAGCCCTGATTATTAACACATGCATCTGAAAAGTTGGAAGAATTGAATCTCTAGAGAAACTTTTCCCAGAATTATTAACACATGCTGGAGAAACCTCTCCTCCATGTTGATTATGAGACTTACTATTGCCTAATCTTAGCTTAATCAAAGGAATTCATATATTGGCCCTAAATATTGACCTGCTCTCTCCAGTTTTATTTCAACCAAACCAAATATTAAACCTCAACTTATTCATCAATTGTTACATGAATTATGAGGCTGGCTTTACCGGAAGATTCTTATAACTCAAAAGTATGTCTGCATACATTTGTGATTTGCAACTCTGACATTCTTTTTCTGGCTTTTCCATGTGTACCACAACTTGAACCATACCTCCATTAGAAGTGAAAGAAGCATCAGAATGAAGTTTTTTGTCGCAAATCCTTATTGCAACCAAGAAAAGTTATACCATAATCATCAAATAATATAGATAACTCATAATTTGTAGCTTGCAGCAGTGTGAAGAGTGGATTTAGGTGTGAGAGTGGGGACGCAGTTAGTCACTTGAGAGTGCCTTAGAAATGTTCCATAATATGATTGAGCACCAGAACTGATGAAGTAATGAACATATTGgtggattttttcttttcttttttcatgttATAAGAATGCAAATATTCAGAATCAGAGTTTGACCTTGATTGCACACAGAAATCACAAAAGTTTGTTGGTTCAAGATGTTGCTGGAAGTATGAAAATGGCACGTGTGGTAGCAGAAGGAGGATTCTTTAGGAGTTATATGCTTTATGTAGGTGGTTTGAGTTGCTAGAGTGTCACCCTATATTTTTAGTGATTTTTTTGCCAAACCTGTTCAATTCCCAATTGCTCCAACAATaacagaagagaaaagaagaaagaaaggaatgaTATTCACTGGTTGCCTCCCTTCCTTCCCCCCAGCACCTAACAAAAACATATTTGCAGTCATCCAGAAAAAAAGTCATTTAAAGGATTTCTCTTGCTATCTCATCTCTCTTGCACGAAATTGTACAATAATGTATTGTTTGTGAGTACTTCATTTCATCAAGTTTTTGAAGAACTAATTGCCGTCATATTAAATGAAAGTGCCGAAAGCTCCTGTGTACCAATAATTTTACCCTCAATGAAATATAGCTGGACATTTCTACTTTCTTAACAGGATTCCCTTGCGTTAAGATTTAAGATTGCTTCATGATCCAATGAGTCTCTTTAGTCAAAGACATGATACCTTCAAATTCCTTGATCTTGTTCTAGGGAGTTGCTTTCTTATATTCTAGTGCTATCTGCAATATCATGATCAGTACCAgtcttaaatataatattatttaccTGGCAGTTTTTCTCTGTTTTGCAGTTATtcaaaatccttccaaaactatcTCCAAACGTGGCAAATATCTTCCGGGAAATGCAGCGTCACTAGTGAAGCTTTTCATGGGCCCTTTTTTCTCTCATCTTGGGAATTACCGGGCTGGGATTATGCTTCAATGGTATGATTATCTATCCTTAGTGCTTCTACTTTCTAATGCATAGCTTTTGCAAGACTGATATATACAAAATCTCTTGCAACTGAGAAGAGAAAACTAGTCCAGATTGAACAACTTAATGCCTTCAATCAATTCTCTATGGGTTATTTTTTGGAATAACTTAGCTTAAAGTGAAACATGGTCAAGACTGTTTTTAGAAGCATATATTATTAATTTCATGTTTTTTAGTtcattattagtaaataattccCTTGTACGTAAAAATGACATGGTATGCTCTTTCTAATACAAGCATATAAAGTTCATTCTGGCTTACCGATAATTTAGAGTTAAGGTCAATAAAGTGTGTTTTCTTTCTGTCAAAGAGCATCTTATCTCACTTGTGCTGCCAATTCTTTTATGTTTTACCACCAGTCAAAACTTAACATGATCCTTTTTGTATGTGCATGTGCATGTGCATGTATGCATATACATAAGCATGCTCCATGGATCCCCAAGAGCCAACTTCAAAAGGCTGATTGGGTCAAAATGCATTTTTTGGGTTTGCAACAGTAACAAAGTGAACCCAGAACCAGGCATTGTAAAATACAAACGCCTCTATTGCAAATTATATAGGTCTCAAAAGAGTTTCCTTGGCGAAGGCTAGATTTAGGTTTGCCTATATCTATTCTTGATTGCAATGTTGTCACAGCAATAAATCCTATTCCCTTTTTGGTTGATTTGTGAATGCAGATTGCATCTTGAAGGTGGATTTGCCGAATATTATACATGCAGCGCTGGATCGAGCTCTATAGGCAGCATCAGTAGGTGCTTCCAGTACTCTATTCTATGCAGTTAATGAAAAAGTTCTTATGGAAGTGCTTTCCATCCCTATTGGAAGACCACCTTTTGTCCTTAAAATTCATTTCCACATTGCTGACCCTTTTAACCCAGAGGATCCCTAAGTTTTGCCCCACAGTTAGTAGTCAGAAGGAGAGCACTTTATTTCCTTAAACGAGATGAGCAGATCCCCCAGATTTGTGTCATGTGGGTCCTACATTAAGCGAGTTTCTTGAAGTGATATGAGTGTAGCTTGAACTTCATCGGTGTCAATCCATCCCTGGGAAATGTCCAGGAATCCCATTGAAGTGAATATTATGCAGTTGCAATATCTTGCATTGGTTTTTAGGGTGCCTTTGGCTCACAATCGTTTTTGGGAATCGAACTTGAAATAGAAATTGATTGAAATGTGAATCAGCATGGTGGTATCTTCTGATGCATTTGATTTGTTTGGTGATCAAAATCGAAGTAAAtatgaatagaaaaaaaataaaaaaaaataaaatcagatttgaaggattaaaataattttatttttttaaaattaaaatagaaataaaacTTCTTCTAATCAGATTTCCATTTCAAATCCAACTCTCCCAATCAAGCGTATCCTTATCCAAGCATGTCCTtatccggaaaaaaaaaaaaaatcttattttaataataattactatcatTCAGCATTTGCCATTTGGGGAAGTTCAAAGGTCACTTCCAAAGGACAATGCCGTTGATGTCTCACTATGCCGAACTACAGGATTTGGGAAAGGCTGGTGAAAGGGATCTCAATATGAAATTTATGAGCACCACGTGGTACAAGTTTCAAAGGACAccccactctttctctctctcaaaccACTTTCACAAATGTTCCCATCAAATCATGAAGCATTTGCCATCCATGGGCGGCAAAAGTCAAGTAAAATGCCCGGATATCCCCTTCTGATCGCTGCCACTAATCATAGACACCACAAGCCTTGGTGTTTATCGGGTAATCTAGATAAAGGTTTACCCTCCTTTTGTTTGGTAGGGATGAGGTCTTCTGAAAATAGAGACACCTCGGGCCAAGAACTTGGCTAAGATAATATTTTCTTGCTTTTGCTTCTTAGTCTAATCCTATACCGCCACAGGACGAAAGCAACGCGGCCCATTTGGCTACAACTTTTGTCTTAGGGCGTGAACCATTCCATTTATCCTATCTGCCAACTTTTTACTGTAGTTCCAACTCGCATGCATGCTTGCCCTAACGGCTATAGTTTACTTAATTCTAGTCATGTGCTACGGAGTAGGTTTCTTGGGATAATATATTCGCCACGACATGAGCACTGGCCTGTTCAAACTTAAGTAGGTGGGTACAAAACTTTAACAAAAAATGGCTCTCGCGACTCGTTTATTGCAGCCTTTTCTGGTAACCGGTATCTAACATGGTACGAGTTGTCAAAGAAAGGAGAaacaaacccaaaaaaaaaaaaatacacgaGCTACGGGATTTTTTTATTGCATTAGCATTTCTCATCTGTTTGACTAGCACTCTCTCAtgtgcttgatctttttggttgaAGCCCGCCTGCAAATTATAATTTTCACAAGCTCTCATTTATACAAATAATTGATGTTCACTCTATATCAATTTGAgaggattttgtaagaaaattgttttttttcttttgtttctaatTTGCAGATTTGCtatcattttttattgatttctgtAGATTTGGCACAAATTTTGGAGAATAGAACAAAATTGCTTCTCACCCTTTTACACTAGCTTTCCCAACCCGGAATGTTGATTCCGGTTGCATAAATTCTAAATGAAATTTTCACTAAGTTATGAATAGCTGATTTTAAGATATAGTTAATATAATAGAAAATTTACATGAATTTTGCACAAGTTTGTCAACATATTGGCTTTATCTCTACTTAGTTGTTGTGCTCTAATAACTTATAGTACTAATTTTTTACTTCatatatttcttattgatgaatttTATAAACTAGTTATCATATTAGATGAACTATAtcctttataaatttatataaattctgATTAGAACTTGTGCAAAAGGTACTAAAAAACTATTAAGGCAGGAAGAAAAACAATTTGGAAGagctagagataaattttttttctaatttcaaaaattatataaaatttataaaaaataaaatcatactgAATTGTTATACAAAAGAAAAAGTTGCATTTTTGTTACAAACTATTCTTACCTCGAAGTAATGTCATATCTGTCAATACTTTCTCTTGAGTGCCACTTGAGGCGTTATGGTGCTTAGTGTTTCCACATTCTACATAAAAATTATGTGTTTCATCTATTCTCTCTTACAAGCTAGTTGGAAAGAAGGAAAAGGTTCACGTGAAAAATTCATTGCATCCATCTAATAGATAATGACCTGACAACTTAATATTTAATCACTTATGGTATTTGGCAACGAGTTATATGCATTATATCAATCCGTAGCTAGTAGATGGACCCAGTTTTAAGGTTTTTGGGGAACATATGGGGGAGGCACAGCATTACTGTACTGCACAAATACGAATCATAGGCGAGTTCATTTAACGTGATGCAGTAGTCGGTCCCACCGCCACCCACGCACGGCCTGCGTCCCTACGTACGAAGGAGGTGGCAATCTCGCAATTCAGTCCAACACCGAGGTCAAAAATCGGAGGCGACCACTAGATGGATCAACCCCGTTCTCTTCCCCTTCTCCCTTCGCCATCGCGCGCTGGCCGTCGGATGTGTCGGCCGTTTCCGATGGTCCCGGCTGCTCCTCCTTTTTGCCTTTCCCTGACCAAAAGAGCCTTCGGAGTCGAGTCGCGGAGACGGCTTTTTTTACCATTCCGGGGAAAAGGATCCGGTAAAGCGGCCGTGTTCGAAAGCCATTCTTTCCGGATCTGGGGAGCTCCAAAAAGGCAAAAGACCACGGTAAAAATCGCCGCCTtttccatcctctctctctctctctcttttttttcttttacatacACACATATTGAGACCCCTCCCACTTTCCTCTGGGTCAAGATTCTCCTGtctctttctttttccctttttttttttttttatctttttaatttccCTCCAATTTGGTATTAGTTTTCCATGCATCAAAATATTTATCCGAGggaaaataaaagatttttatgtttattttttttattttggttgtgtgtgtgcgcgcgcgcgtgtgtgtgtgtggcGTGGGTTGGTGGGAGATGGGGGGTGGTAGGGAGCTATCAATCAGTCTTTCCTGTTTTCCACTATTCTTGTGTCAGAAATCCATGTGTTTGGTTGCGGggcaaaagaaagaaaggaagaatagaACACGCGGTTCCCTATGATTGATCGCCCATCTGGAATAACTATACGTTGCACTGCACCGGACTGCAGTGGTGGTTAAGGATTAGATTAGAGTTTACTCGCACATATCGATCTCTTACTCCTATAGCCTCTCTTGAACTGCGTGCAGATTTAGTCGATTAGGATAACAAACCCAACAAGTGGTAGGGTTAGGGTTTGCCCGGTAAAACAGTAAAACCTCTCTCTGgttaaaatatatatacataaaaaaaaaaaagaaagaaagagaggagagagacttGTGGATGAGAGAAGGGGCGGTGGATGATTTTATCGCTCTAATTGTGGTTCTTGGTTCGCTGTCAGGAGACGGGAGGAGTAGaagactagagagagagagagctttaggTTTGGAGAGATTCTTGCGCTCTGTGGCCTAGCGATGGGATATCCCCGAATCTCGCCGTCTCCGTCCATAGCTGTCTCTGCTCGTATCCTTGGAAATGGAGAAGATGTGCACGTGATCTAGGTTGGTTTTCTCTGCTACCCTCGCATCTCCAGGACTTTTGAAGTCTCTCCTGATACCCGGTTCCATCGCCTGTTTAGTCTTTCGAGTTTCTTGGTTTGGATTGAGGAGGGGAAGAGGCGGCTGCTGGTGTTCCTGCTGCCAATCTTGAGGTAAAGGTGAGTTCTTTTAACTTTTTCTTATTCGTTCATGTAAGATTTGGGGCTGGCTTCGATGTCTATGTGATTTAATTGCTTGATCTGCTTAGGTGCTTCTCTTTGTCGGTCCGAATCATTCGATGACCGACTTACAAGTCAATCGGCTGCAAGTCGCCTAGGGTCTTCTTATATGAATTCGTTTGTGATCTTGAGATCTGGTGCTGCTTGTCGGACTGTGGTTGTGGAGGTGAAGAGTAGGTGAAGTGCTTCATCCGAAATAAGGGGTTCTTTTTTGGGATGGAGTGGAATACTAAGACTTCCTCACTGTGGGAGTGGGATAATCTTGCTGTGTTTAGTGGGAATTCCAAGCAGGAGCCGCAGACTGGCTGGAAGATTGAAGTCAAAGGTGCTGGAGGTATTGAAAATGGGTCGCTTTTTTCATCTGGCGGCGGCGGTAGCAGTGGAGGGGGTGCCTGCTCTGGCTCTGATTTGGGAAATGGTTCGTCGTCTAAGAGCTCCATCTCAGCCTCTATTGATTCTTCATCCAAGGCAGGGGTAAAAATATCAGAGTTTAACTTTGAGGCGGTGAACAAAGATTCCATGAGAGTGCAGGATGGTGGATTATCTGCGGCGGCAGCCGGGTCTCAGGAGGCATTGATTGGTCTGAAGCTTGGAAAGAGGACTTACTTTGAAGATGTCTGTGCAGGGAGCAATTTTAAGAACccaccatcttcttcttcttcagtctCCGTGGCGCCGCCTGCTAGTTTGGTTAAGAAGCCTAGGGTGACTCAGCAGGCTGTGCAGAGTACTTGCTGCCAAGTCGAAGGTTGTAATTCTGATCTCAGCGGAGCTAAAGATTATCACCGCAAGCACAGGGTCTGTGAGAACCATTCCAAATCCCCTAGGGTCATCGTTGCTGGTCAGGAGCGCCGTTTTTGCCAGCAATGTAGCAGGTGACTCTCCTGTAGAGACTTTATGTTTAATCAACTTAACCTGTTTTGTAATGTGGAGTTTTCCATTCCCGTAGGATTCATCTGTCAAGTTTATGTACTTAGTCAACAATAGCCTAGAAGAATGCTAGTTTTTTGCTGTTGATGGCTTATAGATACACTTTGTTCGACTGATGCATGTTCTTGTGTATTATATTAGTTATTATATCATTTTTTTGGCAATTGTATATGACAGTATCCTTGTTGATGTTGTTTAAGGTTTCATGATTTGTCCGAGTTTGATCAGAAGAAACGAAGCTGTCGTAGACGTCTTTCTGATCACAATGCACGTCGTCGCAAGCCACAGCCAGACACAATCTCATTTAATTCCACGAGGCTTTCTTCACCATTTTATGGTAATTTGAATTTCTTACGGTTTTTGTTGATTCCTTCATAAGTGTTCCATCCATATGAGCTTTTTGATGAATCACATGTGTCTCATACTTTTCATAGACATTTCTCATGTGAGCTAGGTATCTTGAAAGTATTGTGATCTGGATACTCCTGAGAGTTGCTTGATTTAGATGGTTTTGCTTAACCATTGTGATGTGTATCTTCCTATCAAGATACACTTAAGCTACCGTATGTGTTTgccattttattttcttttctttcatcagAGAATTAAATAGGCCTTTCTTGGAGAAGCATATACAATTATTTACAAATCTATCAAAATGGTTCAATTAATTGGAGAATTAAATTGGCCTTCTTGGAGAAACATATacgtttatttataattatatcaaaatGATTCAACTTACAAGGCCTACTTTTCAAAGTTTTTGCTTGTGTTATGTGGCTCATGTACCTTAACATGCACATTTTTGCtttgtttattattattattattattattattattattattattattattattattattattattatatatatatatatatgcaccatGGTGTTATTTTTCTACATAGGACTGCTGTTATTATGTTAATTTAATCCTGCTTCTACATAGTACTGCTGTTATTATCTTAATTTAACCCTTC
The DNA window shown above is from Elaeis guineensis isolate ETL-2024a chromosome 8, EG11, whole genome shotgun sequence and carries:
- the LOC105050427 gene encoding squamosa promoter-binding-like protein 12 isoform X1: MEWNTKTSSLWEWDNLAVFSGNSKQEPQTGWKIEVKGAGGIENGSLFSSGGGGSSGGGACSGSDLGNGSSSKSSISASIDSSSKAGVKISEFNFEAVNKDSMRVQDGGLSAAAAGSQEALIGLKLGKRTYFEDVCAGSNFKNPPSSSSSVSVAPPASLVKKPRVTQQAVQSTCCQVEGCNSDLSGAKDYHRKHRVCENHSKSPRVIVAGQERRFCQQCSRFHDLSEFDQKKRSCRRRLSDHNARRRKPQPDTISFNSTRLSSPFYDDRQNFLWNQAPFGQMRPVTSMWESSCDFKVTQMKGSWMKSAKVESIDGQLHPPNSQRSNAFSTLCHEVDRLLPMKGITAEVINQGPEASLTASNLDGAPDLRRALSLLSANAWGSADSGTTSSLIQLVHANHTSAAQPAIHAVNSTSEYWQDEHALAQQGRVLQFPTHSNGSQFQEFQLLKSPYETTFFDSSQIH
- the LOC105050427 gene encoding squamosa promoter-binding-like protein 12 isoform X2, yielding MEWNTKTSSLWEWDNLAVFSGNSKQEPQTGWKIEVKGAGGIENGSLFSSGGGGSSGGGACSGSDLGNGSSSKSSISASIDSSSKAGVKISEFNFEAVNKDSMRVQDGGLSAAAAGSQEALIGLKLGKRTYFEDVCAGSNFKNPPSSSSSVSVAPPASLVKKPRVTQQAVQSTCCQVEGCNSDLSGAKDYHRKHRVCENHSKSPRVIVAGQERRFCQQCSRFHDLSEFDQKKRSCRRRLSDHNARRRKPQPDTISFNSTRLSSPFYDDRQNFLWNQAPFGQMRPVTSMWESSCDFKVTQMKGSWMKSAKVESIDGQLHPPNSQRSNAFSTLCHEVDRLLPMKGITAEVINQDIIKKAQFRIMMVPKGGKYVIST